One Brassica oleracea var. oleracea cultivar TO1000 chromosome C7, BOL, whole genome shotgun sequence genomic window carries:
- the LOC106305317 gene encoding protein MODIFIER OF SNC1 1-like isoform X1 codes for MTFSSTGDRSRWGTTRRSGMTILGKVAVPKPINLPSQRLENQGLDPNVEIVPKGTLSWGSKSPLNAWGTSSLSPRTESGPGSPSHLSNRPSSGGSVTRPSTADSDKAHDSSSTAWDANSRPSSASGVFPSNQASVALQRPHSADTRPGSSHLSRFAESVSETSATWGQHGVAPTKKDGFSLTSGDFPSLGTEKSAMPQDAGPGTRPASSSGRSEEERGVDQEANVRIGDDSAWRRDNQPYSENESRYCREKGQLDSRGLQPYPNANFPHQYDAWRGPPVNNHQGGGWYRGNQPYGAPMGPGGFHVDPFPFYPTQVPPVPGHEAGPRGNHAINEKMFRPPILDPYVHPRPGFYHGPVPREGYYGPPMGYGGPSNRDLPFAGRPAGPHAYHQHPAQGRYDTSASSVALERNEPSHSQERQYKILLKPQDGRLMEDEAKREEFLGNRPSTAEKVAPHMQTSKNNRRVNNNETSGEVQPITVENAAREDPSLIQKIEGFNAKTTFNSKTSANKVSARMPRSGHASDSQNSLPYKQVDPATNKSAELAAISGTTISRRSTQQTQGGADHQAKQRVNSGGNDGWRKTAVMSGSSAVTLAPNPERSPNPERFAEINVGDSLDTDSIGKPGSGISVEPNDNQLTTMRELARQRTQQRQKEEEERARDQRAKALAKLEELNRRSQLAGESSVKNLEAAHNASTPDMPEVPLSHSPASREKKTTVTAEDSIEVTEESGKTLLPSPEDANNEGSTQHDNPPRHHDGAASKQKRLGYKQKQNIVFEKKMAGSSFSEATTEVVDVVPPPEVSNEGVLGHNSVMPAASSVSTESTNTKRKNNRNGNKKKHRVEETTAMNPTRATVGKDSKSGDESTEIGRERAPEMEFGSLSVPSLDIKVSGNSSDQISSFTNEESQSRVKHNWKSQHLRRNPRNSVANKPAEKFAGSSTVIWAPVHPQQKADISTDADSQKTVPEFSTSSKSLHQVQTSSKSKRVEMERYVAKPIVKEMAEQSVSKNPITTAPEMTENVLQKENCGGEGTGILQPSVSTAGKSGSPSKSRHGNGRQGKHGRDHGSPHQRGSVASTKALEDGQFRGTVNYHRNNQTEQIAVGSSKDHTTCKSDGWNDGWYVPPETHSSAAEEVEANGPGTVAVGKDQGMSIHGKQHASRSYKDGGSNYSDPRKANKRDPSKAHMQQSGHGVGQQDLPVASKESRGPEDHVSHTAVNSNVNRGGNHGGREYTRDKTYVSQKRDVAGYGQKMTSADTPAQSQNRSTSKEVQGEHHPNSMFQKNTDHSQRFGRGHHDSQGGWGSSAQENMHHHHHQRPASNRDRQKQNLHYEYKPVGSHTHDGEQQFKDGSQAEGPPRYREKGQGQQRHGGHQQQRGSAGRNTGHGLTDERN; via the exons ATGACCTTTAGCTCGACAGGGGATCGAAG CAGATGGGGTACTACAAGAAGAAGTGGCATGACTATATTGGGAAAGGTTGCTGTTCCGAAACCGATTAATTTACCAAGCCAAAG GCTAGAGAATCAAGGCCTTGACCCGAATGTGGAAATTGTTCCAAA GGGAACCCTTAGTTGGGGCAGTAAATCACCACTTAATGCGTGGGGGACATCATCACTGTCACCACGAACTGAAAGTGGTCCTGGTTCGCCAAGCCACCTTAGTAATCGCCCTTCTTCTGGTGGAAGTGTCACTCGACCTTCAACTGCAGACAGTGACAAAGCGCATGATTCTTCTTCTACTGCATGGGATGCAAACTCCCGGCCTTCATCAGCATCCGGGGTGTTTCCATCTAATCAGGCATCAGTTGCACTACAACGTCCACATAGTGCAGACACAAGACCTGGAAGTTCCCACTTATCACGATTTGCTGAATCCGTGTCAGAGACTTCTGCAACATGGGGTCAACAT GGAGTTGCTCCAACAAAAAAGGATGGTTTTTCTTTGACTTCTGGAGATTTTCCTTCTCTTGGTACTGAAAAGAGCGCAATGCCACAAG ATGCTGGACCTGGAACTCGTCCTGCATCTTCGTCTGGAAGATCTGAGGAAGAGCGAGGTGTGGATCAAG AAGCTAATGTACGGATTGGAGATGACAGTGCCTGGAGAAGAGATAATCAACCATACAGTGAAAATGAATCTAGATATTGTAGAGAGAAAGGGCAATTGGACTCCCGTGGTTTACAACCTTATCCCAATGCGAATTTCCCTCATCAATATGATGCTTGGCGAGGTCCTCCAGTAAATAATCATCAAGGTGGAGGCTGGTATAGAGGGAACCAACCTTATGGTGCCCCAATGGGTCCTGGGGGATTTCATGTTGATCCTTTTCCGTTTTATCCTACGCAAGTTCCACCTGTTCCTGGACATGAGGCTGGTCCTCGGGGTAATCACGCTATTAATGAAAAGATGTTCAGGCCTCCAATCCTTGACCCTTATGTCCACCCAAGGCCTGGGTTTTATCATGGTCCAGTGCCACGTGAAGGCTACTATGGTCCTCCCATGGGGTATGGCGGTCCTAGCAACAGAGACCTGCCTTTTGCAGGGAGGCCTGCTGGTCCTCATGCTTATCACCAGCACCCTGCTCAAGGTAGATATGATACGTCTGCGAGTTCAGTGGCTTTGGAACGGAATGAGCCATCACATTCTCAAGAAAGACAATACAAGATTCTCTTAAAGCCCCAAGATGGGAGGTTAATGGAAGATGAAGCAAAGCGGGAAGAATTTCTAGGAAATAGGCCCTCGACTGCAGAGAAAGTAGCTCCACACATGCAAACTTCAAAAAACAACAGGAGAGTAAACAACAATGAGACAAGTGGTGAGGTCCAACCAATTACGGTAGAAAATGCTGCCCGCGAAGATCCCAGTTTGATTCAGAAAATAGAGGGCTTCAATGCAAAAACTACATTCAATTCTAAGACCTCTGCAAATAAAGTTTCAGCAAGAATGCCTCGAAGTGGTCATGCAAGTGATAGTCAGAACTCATTACCCTATAAACAAGTTGATCCTGCCACCAACAAAAGCGCCGAGCTGGCAGCTATTAGTGGAACTACCATATCCAG GAGATCTACTCAACAGACTCAAGGTGGAGCTGATCATCAGGCCAAACAAAGAGTGAACAGCGGAGGCAATGATGGTTGGCGGAAGACAGCTGTTATGTCAGGCTCCTCTGCTGTAACTTTAGCTCCAAACCCAGAAAGATCTCCAAACCCAGAAAGATTTGCTGAGATAAATGTAGGTGACTCGCTGGACACCGATTCCATCGGGAAGCCTGGGTCTGGAATATCTGTGGAGCCAAACGACAACCAG CTTACTACAATGAGAGAGTTAGCCAGGCAGCGTACTCAACAGAGGCAAAAAGAGGAGGAAGAAAGAGCAAGAGATCAGCGGGCTAAGGCTCTTGCTAAACTAGAAGAATTGAACAGACGTTCCCAACTGGCTGGGGAGAGTTCAGTCAAGAACTTGGAAGCTGCGCACAATGCTTCTACCCCTGACATGCCAGAAGTTCCTCTGTCACATTCACCTGCATCACGGGAGAAGAAGACCACTGTTACAGCTGAAGATTCTATAGAAGTCACTGAAGAGTCAGGAAAAACGTTACTGCCTTCACCAGAAGATGCAAATAATGAAGGCTCTACTCAACATGATAACCCTCCACGTCACCATGATGGCGCTGCCTCAAAACAGAAACGCTTGGGTTATAAGCAGAAGCAAAATATCGTATTTGAGAAAAAAATGGCGGGGAGCTCTTTCTCTGAAGCTACCACAGAGGTAGTTGATGTTGTTCCACCTCCTGAGGTGTCAAACGAAGGTGTTCTAGGTCATAACTCAGTCATGCCAGCAGCGTCAAGCGTTTCAACTGAGTCAACTAACACGAAAAGAAAAAATAACAGGAATGGTAATAAGAAAAAGCACAGGGTTGAGGAGACGACAGCAATGAACCCGACAAGAGCTACCGTTGGAAAAGATTCAAAATCCGGAGATGAGTCAACTGAGATAGGTAGGGAAAGGGCACCAGAAATGGAGTTTGGGTCTCTTTCAGTCCCAAGCTTGGATATTAAAGTGTCTGGTAATTCGTCTGACCAAATAAGTTCCTTCACGAATGAAGAGTCGCAAAGCAGAGTAAAACACAACTGGAAATCTCAGCACTTGCGTAGGAATCCAAGAAACTCAGTGGCAAATAAGCCTGCAGAGAAATTTGCTGGTAGCAGTACTGTTATTTGGGCCCCGGTACATCCACAGCAGAAAGCTGATATCTCCACAGATGCAGACAGTCAGAAAACAGTTCCTGAGTTTAGCACCTCTTCGAAGAGTCTGCATCAAGTTCAGACTAGTTCTAAAAGCAAAAGAGTGGAGATGGAGAGATATGTAGCAAAGCCCATAGTAAAGGAAATGGCTGAGCAAAGCGTCAGTAAGAATCCAATAACGACTGCCCCAGAAATGACAGAAAATGTTCTGCAGAAAGAAAATTGTGGGGGTGAAGGTACAGGAATTCTCCAACCTTCTGTTTCAACTGCGGGGAAATCTGGGTCTCCTTCAAAGTCAAGACATGGGAATGGTAGGCAGGGCAAGCATGGTAGAGATCATGGATCTCCGCACCAGCGAGGTTCTGTAGCTTCTACTAAAGCTTTGGAGGATGGACAATTCCGAGGAACAGTGAACTATCACAGAAATAACCAAACTGAACAAATTGCTGTAGGCTCTTCTAAGGATCACACCACATGTAAATCTGATGGATGGAACGATGGTTGGTATGTGCCTCCTGAAACGCATTCCTCTGCGGCTGAAGAAGTAGAAGCAAATGGTCCTGGAACCGTTGCTGTTGGAAAAGATCAGGGAATGAGCATTCACGGTAAGCAGCATGCTTCCAGAAGCTACAAGGATGGAGGAAGTAACTATAGCGACCCTAGAAAAGCGAATAAGAGGGATCCCAGTAAAGCTCATATGCAGCAGTCTGGACATGGAGTAGGTCAACAAGATCTTCCTGTTGCTTCCAAAGAAAGTCGTGGCCCTGAGGATCATGTGTCGCACACAGCTGTTAACTCTAATGTTAATAGGGGAGGTAACCATGGTGGTCGTGAATACACGAGAGACAAAACTTATGTATCTCAGAAAAGGGATGTTGCTGGATACGGACAGAAAATGACATCAGCTGATACACCAGCCCAGTCCCAAAACCGATCTACCAGTAAGGAGGTCCAGGGTGAGCATCATCCGAACAGCATGTTCCAAAAGAACACAGACCATAGTCAACGGTTTGGAAGAGGGCATCATGACTCGCAAGGAGGTTGGGGCTCATCGGCGCAAGAGAATATGCACCACCATCACCATCAGAGGCCAGCTTCAAACAGAGATAGACAGAAGCAGAATCTGCATTACGAATACAAGCCTGTTGGCTCACATACGCATGATGGAGAACAACAATTTAAAGACGGATCTCAGGCAGAAGGTCCACCAAGATACAGGGAGAAAGGACAGGGCCAGCAAAGGCATGGTGGACACCAACAGCAAAGGGGTAGTGCTGGGAGAAACACCGGTCATGGATTAACAGATGAGAGAAACTAA
- the LOC106305317 gene encoding protein MODIFIER OF SNC1 1-like isoform X3, producing the protein MTFSSTGDRSRWGTTRRSGMTILGKVAVPKPINLPSQRLENQGLDPNVEIVPKGTLSWGSKSPLNAWGTSSLSPRTESGPGSPSHLSNRPSSGGSVTRPSTADSDKAHDSSSTAWDANSRPSSASGVFPSNQASVALQRPHSADTRPGSSHLSRFAESVSETSATWGQHGVAPTKKDGFSLTSGDFPSLGTEKSAMPQDAGPGTRPASSSGRSEEEREANVRIGDDSAWRRDNQPYSENESRYCREKGQLDSRGLQPYPNANFPHQYDAWRGPPVNNHQGGGWYRGNQPYGAPMGPGGFHVDPFPFYPTQVPPVPGHEAGPRGNHAINEKMFRPPILDPYVHPRPGFYHGPVPREGYYGPPMGYGGPSNRDLPFAGRPAGPHAYHQHPAQGRYDTSASSVALERNEPSHSQERQYKILLKPQDGRLMEDEAKREEFLGNRPSTAEKVAPHMQTSKNNRRVNNNETSGEVQPITVENAAREDPSLIQKIEGFNAKTTFNSKTSANKVSARMPRSGHASDSQNSLPYKQVDPATNKSAELAAISGTTISRRSTQQTQGGADHQAKQRVNSGGNDGWRKTAVMSGSSAVTLAPNPERSPNPERFAEINVGDSLDTDSIGKPGSGISVEPNDNQLTTMRELARQRTQQRQKEEEERARDQRAKALAKLEELNRRSQLAGESSVKNLEAAHNASTPDMPEVPLSHSPASREKKTTVTAEDSIEVTEESGKTLLPSPEDANNEGSTQHDNPPRHHDGAASKQKRLGYKQKQNIVFEKKMAGSSFSEATTEVVDVVPPPEVSNEGVLGHNSVMPAASSVSTESTNTKRKNNRNGNKKKHRVEETTAMNPTRATVGKDSKSGDESTEIGRERAPEMEFGSLSVPSLDIKVSGNSSDQISSFTNEESQSRVKHNWKSQHLRRNPRNSVANKPAEKFAGSSTVIWAPVHPQQKADISTDADSQKTVPEFSTSSKSLHQVQTSSKSKRVEMERYVAKPIVKEMAEQSVSKNPITTAPEMTENVLQKENCGGEGTGILQPSVSTAGKSGSPSKSRHGNGRQGKHGRDHGSPHQRGSVASTKALEDGQFRGTVNYHRNNQTEQIAVGSSKDHTTCKSDGWNDGWYVPPETHSSAAEEVEANGPGTVAVGKDQGMSIHGKQHASRSYKDGGSNYSDPRKANKRDPSKAHMQQSGHGVGQQDLPVASKESRGPEDHVSHTAVNSNVNRGGNHGGREYTRDKTYVSQKRDVAGYGQKMTSADTPAQSQNRSTSKEVQGEHHPNSMFQKNTDHSQRFGRGHHDSQGGWGSSAQENMHHHHHQRPASNRDRQKQNLHYEYKPVGSHTHDGEQQFKDGSQAEGPPRYREKGQGQQRHGGHQQQRGSAGRNTGHGLTDERN; encoded by the exons ATGACCTTTAGCTCGACAGGGGATCGAAG CAGATGGGGTACTACAAGAAGAAGTGGCATGACTATATTGGGAAAGGTTGCTGTTCCGAAACCGATTAATTTACCAAGCCAAAG GCTAGAGAATCAAGGCCTTGACCCGAATGTGGAAATTGTTCCAAA GGGAACCCTTAGTTGGGGCAGTAAATCACCACTTAATGCGTGGGGGACATCATCACTGTCACCACGAACTGAAAGTGGTCCTGGTTCGCCAAGCCACCTTAGTAATCGCCCTTCTTCTGGTGGAAGTGTCACTCGACCTTCAACTGCAGACAGTGACAAAGCGCATGATTCTTCTTCTACTGCATGGGATGCAAACTCCCGGCCTTCATCAGCATCCGGGGTGTTTCCATCTAATCAGGCATCAGTTGCACTACAACGTCCACATAGTGCAGACACAAGACCTGGAAGTTCCCACTTATCACGATTTGCTGAATCCGTGTCAGAGACTTCTGCAACATGGGGTCAACAT GGAGTTGCTCCAACAAAAAAGGATGGTTTTTCTTTGACTTCTGGAGATTTTCCTTCTCTTGGTACTGAAAAGAGCGCAATGCCACAAG ATGCTGGACCTGGAACTCGTCCTGCATCTTCGTCTGGAAGATCTGAGGAAGAGCGAG AAGCTAATGTACGGATTGGAGATGACAGTGCCTGGAGAAGAGATAATCAACCATACAGTGAAAATGAATCTAGATATTGTAGAGAGAAAGGGCAATTGGACTCCCGTGGTTTACAACCTTATCCCAATGCGAATTTCCCTCATCAATATGATGCTTGGCGAGGTCCTCCAGTAAATAATCATCAAGGTGGAGGCTGGTATAGAGGGAACCAACCTTATGGTGCCCCAATGGGTCCTGGGGGATTTCATGTTGATCCTTTTCCGTTTTATCCTACGCAAGTTCCACCTGTTCCTGGACATGAGGCTGGTCCTCGGGGTAATCACGCTATTAATGAAAAGATGTTCAGGCCTCCAATCCTTGACCCTTATGTCCACCCAAGGCCTGGGTTTTATCATGGTCCAGTGCCACGTGAAGGCTACTATGGTCCTCCCATGGGGTATGGCGGTCCTAGCAACAGAGACCTGCCTTTTGCAGGGAGGCCTGCTGGTCCTCATGCTTATCACCAGCACCCTGCTCAAGGTAGATATGATACGTCTGCGAGTTCAGTGGCTTTGGAACGGAATGAGCCATCACATTCTCAAGAAAGACAATACAAGATTCTCTTAAAGCCCCAAGATGGGAGGTTAATGGAAGATGAAGCAAAGCGGGAAGAATTTCTAGGAAATAGGCCCTCGACTGCAGAGAAAGTAGCTCCACACATGCAAACTTCAAAAAACAACAGGAGAGTAAACAACAATGAGACAAGTGGTGAGGTCCAACCAATTACGGTAGAAAATGCTGCCCGCGAAGATCCCAGTTTGATTCAGAAAATAGAGGGCTTCAATGCAAAAACTACATTCAATTCTAAGACCTCTGCAAATAAAGTTTCAGCAAGAATGCCTCGAAGTGGTCATGCAAGTGATAGTCAGAACTCATTACCCTATAAACAAGTTGATCCTGCCACCAACAAAAGCGCCGAGCTGGCAGCTATTAGTGGAACTACCATATCCAG GAGATCTACTCAACAGACTCAAGGTGGAGCTGATCATCAGGCCAAACAAAGAGTGAACAGCGGAGGCAATGATGGTTGGCGGAAGACAGCTGTTATGTCAGGCTCCTCTGCTGTAACTTTAGCTCCAAACCCAGAAAGATCTCCAAACCCAGAAAGATTTGCTGAGATAAATGTAGGTGACTCGCTGGACACCGATTCCATCGGGAAGCCTGGGTCTGGAATATCTGTGGAGCCAAACGACAACCAG CTTACTACAATGAGAGAGTTAGCCAGGCAGCGTACTCAACAGAGGCAAAAAGAGGAGGAAGAAAGAGCAAGAGATCAGCGGGCTAAGGCTCTTGCTAAACTAGAAGAATTGAACAGACGTTCCCAACTGGCTGGGGAGAGTTCAGTCAAGAACTTGGAAGCTGCGCACAATGCTTCTACCCCTGACATGCCAGAAGTTCCTCTGTCACATTCACCTGCATCACGGGAGAAGAAGACCACTGTTACAGCTGAAGATTCTATAGAAGTCACTGAAGAGTCAGGAAAAACGTTACTGCCTTCACCAGAAGATGCAAATAATGAAGGCTCTACTCAACATGATAACCCTCCACGTCACCATGATGGCGCTGCCTCAAAACAGAAACGCTTGGGTTATAAGCAGAAGCAAAATATCGTATTTGAGAAAAAAATGGCGGGGAGCTCTTTCTCTGAAGCTACCACAGAGGTAGTTGATGTTGTTCCACCTCCTGAGGTGTCAAACGAAGGTGTTCTAGGTCATAACTCAGTCATGCCAGCAGCGTCAAGCGTTTCAACTGAGTCAACTAACACGAAAAGAAAAAATAACAGGAATGGTAATAAGAAAAAGCACAGGGTTGAGGAGACGACAGCAATGAACCCGACAAGAGCTACCGTTGGAAAAGATTCAAAATCCGGAGATGAGTCAACTGAGATAGGTAGGGAAAGGGCACCAGAAATGGAGTTTGGGTCTCTTTCAGTCCCAAGCTTGGATATTAAAGTGTCTGGTAATTCGTCTGACCAAATAAGTTCCTTCACGAATGAAGAGTCGCAAAGCAGAGTAAAACACAACTGGAAATCTCAGCACTTGCGTAGGAATCCAAGAAACTCAGTGGCAAATAAGCCTGCAGAGAAATTTGCTGGTAGCAGTACTGTTATTTGGGCCCCGGTACATCCACAGCAGAAAGCTGATATCTCCACAGATGCAGACAGTCAGAAAACAGTTCCTGAGTTTAGCACCTCTTCGAAGAGTCTGCATCAAGTTCAGACTAGTTCTAAAAGCAAAAGAGTGGAGATGGAGAGATATGTAGCAAAGCCCATAGTAAAGGAAATGGCTGAGCAAAGCGTCAGTAAGAATCCAATAACGACTGCCCCAGAAATGACAGAAAATGTTCTGCAGAAAGAAAATTGTGGGGGTGAAGGTACAGGAATTCTCCAACCTTCTGTTTCAACTGCGGGGAAATCTGGGTCTCCTTCAAAGTCAAGACATGGGAATGGTAGGCAGGGCAAGCATGGTAGAGATCATGGATCTCCGCACCAGCGAGGTTCTGTAGCTTCTACTAAAGCTTTGGAGGATGGACAATTCCGAGGAACAGTGAACTATCACAGAAATAACCAAACTGAACAAATTGCTGTAGGCTCTTCTAAGGATCACACCACATGTAAATCTGATGGATGGAACGATGGTTGGTATGTGCCTCCTGAAACGCATTCCTCTGCGGCTGAAGAAGTAGAAGCAAATGGTCCTGGAACCGTTGCTGTTGGAAAAGATCAGGGAATGAGCATTCACGGTAAGCAGCATGCTTCCAGAAGCTACAAGGATGGAGGAAGTAACTATAGCGACCCTAGAAAAGCGAATAAGAGGGATCCCAGTAAAGCTCATATGCAGCAGTCTGGACATGGAGTAGGTCAACAAGATCTTCCTGTTGCTTCCAAAGAAAGTCGTGGCCCTGAGGATCATGTGTCGCACACAGCTGTTAACTCTAATGTTAATAGGGGAGGTAACCATGGTGGTCGTGAATACACGAGAGACAAAACTTATGTATCTCAGAAAAGGGATGTTGCTGGATACGGACAGAAAATGACATCAGCTGATACACCAGCCCAGTCCCAAAACCGATCTACCAGTAAGGAGGTCCAGGGTGAGCATCATCCGAACAGCATGTTCCAAAAGAACACAGACCATAGTCAACGGTTTGGAAGAGGGCATCATGACTCGCAAGGAGGTTGGGGCTCATCGGCGCAAGAGAATATGCACCACCATCACCATCAGAGGCCAGCTTCAAACAGAGATAGACAGAAGCAGAATCTGCATTACGAATACAAGCCTGTTGGCTCACATACGCATGATGGAGAACAACAATTTAAAGACGGATCTCAGGCAGAAGGTCCACCAAGATACAGGGAGAAAGGACAGGGCCAGCAAAGGCATGGTGGACACCAACAGCAAAGGGGTAGTGCTGGGAGAAACACCGGTCATGGATTAACAGATGAGAGAAACTAA